Proteins from a genomic interval of Clostridium sp. AN503:
- the typA gene encoding translational GTPase TypA gives MKMKREDVRNIAIIAHVDHGKTTLVDELLKQSGVFRVNQEVAERVMDSNDIERERGITILSKNTAVFYKDKKINIIDTPGHADFGGEVERVLKMVNGVILVVDAYEGPMPQTKFVLQKALDLDLTVIVCINKIDRPEARPTEVIDEVLELFMDLDASDEQLDCPFVYASARSGFAKKELEDESVDMSPLFETIIDYIPAPEGDPEASQEMLISTIDYNEYVGRIGIGKIDNGTIRVNQECMIVNHHDPDKQRRVKIGKLYQFDGLGRVEVQEATVGDIVAISGITDLHIGDTLCSPENPEAIPFQKISEPTIAMNFMVNDSPLAGQEGKFITSRHIRERLFRELNTDVSLRVEETESPDCFKVSGRGELHLSVLIENMRREGFEFAVSKAEVLYKYNERNQKLEPMELAYVDVPEEFTGAIIQKLTSRKGELQGMSPANGGYTRLEFSIPSRGLIGYRGEFMTDTKGNGIMNTIFDGYGPYKGDLNYRKTGSLIAYESGETITYGLFNAQERGILFVGPGEKVYSGMVIGQNPKAEDIEVNVCKTKKLTNTRSSSADEALKLVPKKVMSLEQSLEFIDNDELLEVTPENLRIRKKILDPTMRKRASFKK, from the coding sequence ATGAAGATGAAGAGAGAAGATGTAAGGAATATCGCGATCATTGCCCACGTTGACCACGGCAAAACCACCCTGGTGGATGAGCTGCTGAAGCAGAGCGGTGTGTTCCGTGTAAACCAGGAGGTAGCGGAGCGTGTCATGGACTCCAACGATATCGAGCGGGAGCGCGGTATCACCATCCTGTCTAAGAATACGGCGGTATTTTATAAAGATAAGAAGATCAACATCATTGATACCCCAGGACATGCGGACTTCGGCGGCGAGGTGGAGCGCGTACTCAAGATGGTGAACGGCGTTATCCTTGTGGTGGACGCCTACGAGGGACCAATGCCCCAGACCAAGTTTGTATTACAGAAGGCGCTGGATCTGGATCTGACGGTTATCGTCTGCATCAACAAGATTGACCGTCCAGAGGCAAGGCCGACGGAGGTGATCGACGAGGTGCTGGAGCTGTTCATGGATCTGGACGCATCCGACGAGCAGCTGGACTGCCCGTTTGTTTACGCATCAGCCAGATCCGGATTTGCCAAGAAGGAGCTGGAGGATGAGTCAGTGGATATGAGTCCGCTGTTTGAGACGATCATCGACTACATCCCTGCGCCGGAAGGAGATCCTGAGGCAAGCCAGGAGATGCTGATCAGCACCATCGATTACAATGAGTATGTAGGACGTATCGGTATCGGCAAGATCGACAACGGGACCATCCGCGTGAACCAGGAGTGCATGATCGTGAACCATCACGACCCGGACAAGCAGCGCAGAGTGAAGATCGGCAAGCTGTACCAGTTTGACGGTCTGGGCCGTGTAGAGGTGCAGGAGGCGACGGTGGGCGATATCGTAGCCATTTCCGGCATTACGGACCTTCATATCGGCGATACCCTGTGCTCCCCGGAGAATCCCGAGGCGATCCCGTTCCAGAAGATCTCCGAACCGACGATCGCTATGAATTTCATGGTAAACGACAGTCCCCTTGCAGGACAGGAGGGCAAGTTCATAACCTCCCGCCATATCCGCGAGAGGCTGTTCCGTGAGCTGAATACTGATGTGAGCCTGCGGGTGGAGGAGACCGAGTCACCGGACTGCTTCAAGGTATCCGGCCGCGGCGAGCTGCATCTGTCCGTCCTGATCGAGAATATGCGCCGCGAAGGCTTTGAGTTCGCAGTCAGCAAGGCGGAGGTGCTTTACAAATACAATGAGCGGAACCAGAAGTTAGAGCCGATGGAGCTGGCCTATGTGGACGTTCCGGAGGAGTTTACCGGAGCCATCATCCAGAAGCTGACCTCCCGCAAAGGCGAACTGCAGGGCATGAGCCCGGCAAACGGCGGCTACACCAGGCTGGAATTCTCGATTCCGTCCAGAGGACTGATCGGCTACCGCGGTGAGTTCATGACCGACACCAAGGGCAACGGCATCATGAACACCATTTTCGACGGCTATGGTCCCTATAAAGGCGACTTAAACTACAGAAAGACCGGATCCCTGATCGCTTACGAGAGCGGCGAGACCATCACCTACGGCCTGTTCAATGCCCAGGAGCGCGGAATCCTGTTTGTGGGACCAGGCGAGAAGGTATATTCCGGTATGGTCATCGGCCAGAATCCGAAGGCAGAGGATATCGAGGTAAACGTCTGCAAGACCAAAAAGCTGACCAACACCCGTTCCTCCAGCGCCGATGAAGCGCTCAAGCTGGTTCCCAAAAAGGTAATGAGCCTGGAGCAGAGCCTGGAATTCATCGACAACGATGAGCTCCTGGAGGTAACTCCGGAGAACCTGCGTATCCGCAAGAAGATCCTGGATCCGACGATGCGGAAGAGGGCCAGTTTCAAAAAATAG
- a CDS encoding YigZ family protein, whose amino-acid sequence MLDVLLGAGIRNICVVVTRYFGGTLLGTGGLVRAYSGAVQEGLKNSVVLEKRQGSRMVICTDYNGIGKIQYVAGQMGITILDTEYTDRVTVTLMVPAEQKGSFIAQVTEKTGGKAVIEDTGLMDYGVLEGELILL is encoded by the coding sequence ATGCTGGATGTCCTTCTTGGAGCGGGAATCCGTAATATCTGCGTGGTAGTGACCCGTTATTTCGGCGGGACGCTTTTGGGGACGGGAGGACTGGTGCGGGCCTATTCCGGAGCCGTGCAGGAAGGGTTAAAGAACAGCGTGGTTCTGGAAAAACGCCAGGGCAGCCGCATGGTGATCTGCACGGATTACAACGGCATTGGAAAGATCCAGTACGTGGCGGGACAGATGGGGATCACGATCCTGGATACAGAATACACGGACCGGGTGACGGTGACGCTCATGGTGCCGGCAGAACAGAAGGGCTCTTTCATAGCGCAGGTAACAGAAAAGACAGGCGGGAAGGCCGTCATAGAAGATACGGGACTTATGGATTATGGGGTTCTGGAGGGAGAACTGATCCTGCTGTGA
- a CDS encoding YigZ family protein translates to MTDPYNILYRGGEGELVEKKSRFIATTRPVESEEEALAFIEEMKKKYWDARHNCFAYVTGDRGSCRDAAMTGSRARRRAGLCWMSFLERESVISAW, encoded by the coding sequence ATGACGGATCCGTATAATATCCTGTACCGGGGCGGGGAAGGCGAGCTGGTGGAGAAAAAATCCCGTTTTATCGCCACGACGAGACCGGTGGAGAGTGAGGAGGAAGCTCTCGCTTTTATAGAAGAAATGAAGAAAAAATACTGGGATGCCCGGCATAACTGTTTTGCCTATGTGACAGGCGACAGGGGCAGCTGCAGAGATGCAGCGATGACGGGGAGCCGAGCCAGACGGCGGGCAGGCCTATGCTGGATGTCCTTCTTGGAGCGGGAATCCGTAATATCTGCGTGGTAG